In one window of Prevotella sp. E13-17 DNA:
- a CDS encoding Lrp/AsnC family transcriptional regulator, translated as MANQKLDRLDKQILKLISEDARIPFLEVARACNVSGAAIHQRIQKLTNMGILKGSQFVIDPEKVGYETCAFIGLNLKNPESFDEVVEKLKGMPEVVECHYTTGNYDLFIKVYALNNHHLLTFVHDKLQPLGLARSESLISFHSPIDRPLPIVDMINAEEEEV; from the coding sequence ATGGCAAATCAGAAACTTGATCGCTTAGATAAGCAAATACTGAAACTTATTTCTGAAGATGCGCGCATTCCTTTTCTGGAAGTTGCTCGCGCATGCAATGTCAGTGGTGCTGCTATTCACCAGCGCATCCAGAAACTGACCAATATGGGCATTTTGAAAGGCTCGCAGTTCGTGATTGATCCTGAGAAGGTGGGCTACGAGACTTGCGCTTTCATTGGCCTGAACTTGAAGAATCCCGAATCGTTCGACGAGGTGGTAGAGAAACTGAAAGGTATGCCTGAGGTAGTGGAGTGCCACTATACTACAGGTAACTATGACTTGTTTATCAAGGTTTACGCCTTGAACAACCACCACCTGCTCACCTTTGTTCACGACAAGTTGCAGCCTCTGGGATTGGCGCGTAGCGAGAGCCTCATCTCGTTCCACTCGCCCATAGACCGTCCGCTCCCCATCGTTGACATGATCAACGCCGAGGAAGAGGAAGTTTAA
- a CDS encoding biopolymer transporter ExbD, whose product MRFNRYSFRKKPRPDVPTLNTASLPDLIFTVLFFFMLVTHMRSAEEKVQYTIPQGRELQQLTHKAANCYIFIGRQPGAAPDEYSIQINDKLVKLADVEKYVEAERAKMASDDQAYMTVTIKADKQVPVGLITDVKKALKKTYALKINYSASEK is encoded by the coding sequence ATGAGATTCAATCGCTATTCTTTCCGAAAGAAGCCGCGTCCCGATGTGCCCACGCTGAACACCGCCTCGCTGCCAGACCTGATTTTCACGGTGCTGTTCTTCTTTATGCTGGTGACCCACATGCGTAGTGCCGAGGAAAAGGTGCAATACACCATACCGCAGGGGCGAGAATTGCAACAGCTGACCCACAAGGCCGCCAACTGCTACATCTTTATTGGTCGCCAGCCTGGTGCCGCCCCCGACGAATACAGCATTCAAATCAACGATAAACTGGTGAAGCTGGCCGATGTAGAGAAATACGTAGAGGCAGAGCGTGCCAAAATGGCCAGTGATGACCAAGCCTACATGACTGTCACCATCAAGGCCGACAAGCAAGTGCCCGTGGGTTTGATTACGGACGTGAAGAAGGCGTTGAAGAAAACTTATGCGTTGAAAATCAACTATTCTGCCAGCGAAAAATAG
- a CDS encoding biopolymer transporter ExbD, protein MFRRREQRDVPELNTTSTADISFMLLIFFLVASSMDDVDKVMPRQLPPPEESAQVQELVVKQRNALVLKLDADNRLTCNDEAITPEALTERVEEFVANTNNAPSLPEKSRREVNLFGLCEVSDKHVIMIDADRGATYDAYFQMQNAIARGYMHLRNQLALQHFGRPLTKCTPEEREAVQMVYPQRISDRSETEEGGEK, encoded by the coding sequence ATGTTTCGAAGACGAGAGCAGAGGGACGTACCCGAATTGAACACCACATCGACAGCTGACATCTCTTTCATGTTGCTGATATTCTTCCTCGTTGCCTCATCGATGGACGATGTGGACAAGGTGATGCCTCGCCAATTGCCCCCTCCCGAGGAGAGCGCTCAGGTGCAGGAGTTGGTGGTGAAGCAACGCAATGCCCTGGTACTGAAACTGGATGCCGACAACCGTCTTACTTGTAATGATGAGGCAATCACCCCCGAGGCGCTGACTGAGCGTGTAGAGGAGTTCGTGGCCAATACGAACAACGCTCCCTCGCTGCCAGAGAAGAGTCGCCGCGAGGTAAACCTGTTTGGACTTTGCGAGGTCAGCGACAAGCACGTCATCATGATTGATGCCGACCGCGGTGCTACCTATGATGCCTATTTCCAGATGCAGAATGCCATAGCCCGTGGCTATATGCACCTGCGCAACCAGCTGGCACTGCAGCACTTTGGCCGTCCGCTGACCAAATGCACGCCTGAAGAGCGTGAAGCTGTCCAGATGGTCTATCCTCAGCGTATCAGTGACCGCAGCGAGACAGAGGAAGGAGGTGAGAAATGA
- a CDS encoding AEC family transporter, translating into MLEVMMTLFVIVVVGYAAGKLGYMGGEFDRKLSSLVINWTCPALILASSMTGDMPDRRYILPLLGISAFTYVVLTLLAWGLSRVLTKNAGDRGIVAFALVFGNVGFMGYPVVASIFGQQAVFYAAVLNVVNTFAVFTIGTMMITGGQGSDRERFNKKVLYSTPMLSAYLSMLIVALGIDNIPAYVSQPLTMIGNITVPAALLIIGSSMSQLPLRALMGNMTVYGTTLFRLVLLPVGVHFLCLALGFDPYVTSINTVVIAMPVATYGTILCLKYQRDTTLIAEVTFITTLLSMISIPLLVMLF; encoded by the coding sequence ATGTTGGAAGTGATGATGACCCTGTTTGTCATTGTTGTGGTGGGATATGCCGCCGGCAAACTGGGATATATGGGAGGTGAGTTCGATCGCAAACTGTCGAGTCTGGTCATCAACTGGACTTGTCCGGCCTTGATTCTGGCGTCGTCTATGACTGGCGACATGCCCGATCGTAGGTATATCCTGCCGCTGCTGGGCATCAGCGCCTTTACCTATGTGGTGCTGACGCTGTTGGCATGGGGGCTCTCGCGTGTGCTCACCAAGAATGCCGGTGACCGCGGCATCGTGGCCTTCGCACTGGTGTTTGGCAATGTGGGCTTTATGGGCTATCCAGTGGTGGCCAGCATCTTCGGTCAACAGGCGGTGTTCTATGCCGCCGTGCTCAACGTGGTGAACACGTTTGCCGTCTTTACCATCGGTACGATGATGATCACAGGCGGTCAGGGTAGCGACCGTGAGCGGTTCAACAAGAAGGTGCTCTACAGCACACCCATGCTCTCGGCCTATCTGTCTATGCTGATCGTGGCGCTGGGCATTGATAACATACCTGCCTATGTGAGCCAACCGCTGACCATGATAGGTAACATCACCGTGCCGGCGGCCCTGCTGATCATCGGCTCGTCGATGTCGCAGCTGCCGCTGCGCGCCCTGATGGGCAACATGACGGTCTATGGCACCACGCTGTTCCGACTGGTGCTGCTGCCCGTGGGTGTGCACTTCCTCTGTCTGGCGCTGGGCTTCGATCCCTATGTGACAAGCATCAACACCGTGGTCATAGCCATGCCCGTGGCCACCTATGGCACCATCCTTTGTCTGAAGTACCAGCGCGACACCACGCTGATAGCCGAGGTGACGTTTATCACCACGCTGCTATCCATGATATCTATCCCATTACTAGTGATGTTGTTTTAA
- a CDS encoding uracil-xanthine permease family protein — translation MEQQNAIYDARQLGLPRMMVLGVQHLFAMFGATVLVPLLTGLDVSVTLLFAGIGTLMFHFISKWNVPAFLGSSFAFLGGYASVKEMGVAQGLSESLALDYACMGVACAGLLYFVMAALIKSFGVKKILNFFPPVVTGPIVIAIGLVLSGSAIANCQTNWALAIISIVTVITSSVWGKGIIKIIPVLLGVVVSYVIAALMGEVDFTPLGEAAWVGFPIAKERTILAVFEDGNTTLMLSSILAIMPIAFATIMEHIGDMFAISSTVDRDFLSNPGLHRTLTGDGLATAVASLFGAPANTTYGENTGVLNLTKVFDPKVIRIAACLAIILAFCPKFACLVQLMPAATIGGVSLILYGMISAVGVRNLVEEKVDLKSSRNVFVAALILVLAIGVKYGANDDIAFGPIHLSGLAIAALVGILLNAIMPGKLGMKVKSFKGKEKS, via the coding sequence ATGGAACAGCAAAATGCTATTTATGATGCCCGTCAGCTTGGTCTGCCACGCATGATGGTGCTTGGTGTGCAACACCTTTTTGCCATGTTTGGCGCCACCGTACTCGTACCGCTTCTTACTGGTCTTGATGTCTCTGTGACCTTGTTGTTTGCCGGTATCGGTACGTTGATGTTTCATTTCATTTCCAAGTGGAACGTGCCTGCCTTTCTTGGTTCGTCGTTTGCTTTTCTGGGCGGTTATGCCTCGGTCAAGGAGATGGGCGTGGCTCAGGGACTCTCCGAGTCGTTGGCGCTCGACTATGCCTGTATGGGTGTGGCCTGCGCGGGACTCTTGTATTTCGTCATGGCAGCGCTCATCAAGTCTTTTGGCGTCAAGAAAATATTAAACTTCTTCCCACCGGTAGTCACAGGTCCCATCGTGATTGCTATTGGTCTGGTTCTGTCGGGTTCGGCCATTGCTAACTGTCAGACCAACTGGGCCTTGGCCATCATCTCTATCGTCACCGTCATCACCTCGTCTGTGTGGGGCAAGGGTATTATTAAGATTATCCCTGTGCTGTTGGGCGTTGTGGTGTCGTATGTCATTGCCGCCTTGATGGGTGAAGTTGACTTCACACCTCTTGGCGAAGCTGCTTGGGTTGGCTTCCCCATTGCCAAAGAGCGCACCATTCTGGCCGTGTTCGAGGATGGTAACACCACGCTCATGCTGTCTTCTATCTTGGCTATCATGCCCATCGCCTTTGCTACCATCATGGAGCATATTGGCGACATGTTTGCCATCAGTTCTACGGTGGACAGAGACTTCCTTTCCAACCCCGGCCTGCACCGCACACTGACGGGCGATGGTCTGGCCACGGCTGTCGCATCGCTCTTTGGTGCCCCAGCCAATACCACTTATGGCGAGAATACAGGTGTGCTGAACCTCACAAAGGTGTTCGATCCCAAAGTGATTCGCATTGCCGCCTGTCTGGCCATTATCCTGGCCTTCTGTCCTAAGTTCGCCTGTCTGGTGCAGCTCATGCCTGCAGCCACCATCGGTGGTGTGAGCCTGATACTCTACGGTATGATATCGGCTGTCGGCGTGCGCAACCTGGTGGAGGAGAAGGTTGACCTGAAGAGCTCGCGCAACGTGTTTGTGGCAGCGCTCATCTTGGTGCTGGCCATCGGTGTGAAATATGGCGCCAACGACGACATCGCCTTTGGTCCCATCCACCTGTCGGGACTGGCCATCGCTGCCCTTGTTGGCATCCTGCTCAATGCCATCATGCCTGGCAAACTCGGTATGAAGGTGAAGTCGTTCAAAGGGAAGGAGAAATCATAA
- a CDS encoding dihydrofolate reductase: MISMIAAVAKNRAIGFENKLIYWLPNDLKRFKALTTGHTIVMGRRTFESLPKGALPNRRNCVLSTSVSQLPGCECFKSWDDFIKTCAPDEDIYIIGGASLYRNLIDKADRLCLTEIDDVPAQADTFFPDYSQWKEKAREQHSTDERHSHAYAFVDYVPA; the protein is encoded by the coding sequence ATGATTTCAATGATTGCTGCCGTAGCCAAAAATAGGGCTATCGGCTTTGAGAATAAACTGATATATTGGTTGCCCAACGACCTAAAGCGCTTCAAGGCGCTGACCACGGGCCACACCATCGTGATGGGACGACGCACCTTCGAGAGTCTGCCTAAAGGAGCACTGCCCAATCGCCGCAACTGCGTGCTGTCAACATCGGTCAGCCAACTGCCTGGCTGTGAGTGTTTCAAAAGCTGGGACGACTTCATCAAGACATGCGCCCCTGACGAAGACATCTATATCATTGGTGGCGCCAGCCTCTATCGCAACTTGATCGACAAGGCCGACCGCCTATGTCTGACCGAAATAGACGATGTGCCGGCACAGGCCGACACATTCTTCCCCGACTACAGCCAGTGGAAAGAGAAAGCGCGCGAACAACACTCGACCGACGAGCGCCATTCGCACGCTTATGCTTTTGTTGACTATGTACCGGCTTAA
- a CDS encoding thymidylate synthase has product MKQYLDILNRILTEGTEKGDRTGTGTISIFGTQSRYDLSKGFPLLTTKKLHLKSIIYELLWFLQGDTNVRYLQEHGVRIWNEWADENGELGPVYGHQWRSWPDYDGGAIDQIKYVLDQIKNNPNSRRMIVSAWNVAEVNKMALPPCHTMFQFYVADGKLSLQLYQRSADTFLGVPFNIASYALLCMMMAQVTGLQPGEFIHTTGDTHLYLNHLEQARLQLTREPRPLPTMKINPDVKDLFAFKFEDFQLENYDPWPHIKAEVSV; this is encoded by the coding sequence ATGAAACAATATCTGGATATTCTGAACCGCATTCTGACCGAGGGTACGGAGAAGGGTGACCGCACGGGTACGGGCACCATCAGCATCTTCGGCACGCAGAGTCGCTACGACCTGAGCAAGGGCTTCCCACTGTTGACGACCAAGAAGCTGCACCTGAAGAGCATCATCTACGAACTGTTGTGGTTTCTTCAGGGCGACACCAACGTGCGCTATCTGCAGGAACACGGGGTCAGAATATGGAACGAATGGGCCGACGAGAATGGCGAACTGGGACCGGTGTATGGACACCAGTGGCGCTCATGGCCCGACTACGACGGTGGTGCCATTGACCAGATCAAGTATGTGTTGGACCAAATCAAGAACAATCCGAACTCTCGTCGCATGATTGTTTCGGCATGGAACGTGGCCGAGGTCAACAAGATGGCGTTGCCGCCATGTCACACCATGTTCCAGTTCTATGTGGCCGACGGCAAACTGTCTTTGCAACTCTACCAGCGTTCGGCCGACACTTTCCTTGGTGTGCCCTTCAACATTGCGTCTTATGCCCTGTTGTGCATGATGATGGCACAGGTCACAGGACTGCAGCCCGGCGAGTTTATCCACACCACCGGCGACACACACCTCTACCTGAACCACCTGGAACAGGCACGTCTGCAGCTGACTCGCGAGCCGCGACCACTGCCCACCATGAAGATCAACCCCGACGTGAAGGATCTCTTCGCTTTCAAGTTCGAAGACTTCCAGCTGGAGAACTACGATCCATGGCCACACATTAAAGCCGAAGTATCTGTCTGA